One window of Entelurus aequoreus isolate RoL-2023_Sb linkage group LG06, RoL_Eaeq_v1.1, whole genome shotgun sequence genomic DNA carries:
- the LOC133652233 gene encoding uncharacterized protein LOC133652233, producing MEVIPNNMVRLETLDRKPKHMMTPYASLKPLRPRTRPGWPKDSPSAPVLPGDAEMLTSSSEEETECHCFTNHTYAGPTSPWKKELHPDQKQLLEYVLACDRPAMELIVKEGGVCLTREEFWSLGLSRDMDSTLVQEAAQRHGKDVFIANMYIVPTWKHKDVDPMSSLPRDAHLKDALLFPAWSKHNGPEHYLLCPCSSGVQQGSPTTESWTSTGETSIAQHIVPGSWSELTGKDMQEIPRQTSGNDCGVFMLMYSLWLCTDTTFHYSVLDMQSIRRWWCVLLMERFGIEGHGQRFCYWTDKASGLLQGILQPVFRVSRNSVQAIDCVIKK from the exons ATGGAGGTTATTCCAAACAATATGGTTAGGCTGGAGACCCTGGATAGAAAGCCCAAGCATATGATGACCCCGTATGCATCACTGAAACCTCTGCGCCCGA GGACTCGCCCTGGCTGGCCAAAGGATTCCCCTTCAGCCCCTGTGCTTCCAGGAGATGCTGAAATGCTGACTTCATCATCGGAGGAGGAAACTGAG TGTCATTGTTTCACAAACCATACATATGCTGGCCCCACATCACCCTGGAAAAAGGAGCTGCACCCCGACCAGAAACAACTG CTCGAGTATGTTTTGGCCTGCGATCGTCCAGCTATGGAACTGATCGTTAAAGAGGGAGGGGTGTGTTTAACCCGAGAAGAGTTTTGGTCTCTCGGGTTGTCCAGAGACATGGACTCCACG CTGGTTCAGGAAGCTGCTCAGAGACAT GGCAAAGATGTCTTCATTGCCAACATGTATATTGTACCAACGTGGAAGCACAAAGACGTCGATCCAATGTCAAGCCTTCCA AGGGATGCACATCTAAAGGATGCACTCCTCTTCCCAGCGTGGAGCAAGCACAACGGGCCAGAGCATTACCTTCTCTGT CCATGTTCCAGTGGTGTGCAACAGGGGTCCCCTACCACAGAGTCATGGACCAGTACTGGTGAAAC GAGCATTGCGCAGCACATCGTCCCAGGAAGCTGGAGTGAGCTCACTGGAAAAGACATGCAG GAGATCCCACGCCAGACCTCGGGGAATGACTGTGGTGTTTTCATGCTCATG tactccctctggctctgtacggacactacttttcactacagtgtg ctggacatgcagtcaatccggcgttggtggtgtgtccttctaatggagcgctttggcattgaagg GCATGGCCAGAGGTTCTGTTATTGGACAGACAAGGCGAGCGGCCTATTGCAGGGCATTCTTCAGCCAGTGTTTAGGGTATCCAGAAACTCAGTCCAGGCCATCGACTGCGTCATCAAAAAATAA